From the Lathyrus oleraceus cultivar Zhongwan6 chromosome 4, CAAS_Psat_ZW6_1.0, whole genome shotgun sequence genome, one window contains:
- the LOC127073366 gene encoding uncharacterized protein LOC127073366, whose product MASPKSRMVFRIMLVTLLLLLLFYLGRPLYWKISATAHDIRNNKQTVRQGLSQIVMEAQKSVAWFRAPF is encoded by the exons ATGGCTTCACCAAAATCAAGAATGGTATTCCGTATCATGCTGGTCACTCTACTGCTTCTCCTTCTCTTCTACCTCGGTCGCCCTTTATACTGGAAAATCTCCGCTACCGCCCACGATATCCGCAACAACAAGCAAACTGTTAGACAAG GTCTTTCCCAAATTGTCATGGAAGCTCAAAAATCCGTCGCGTGGTTCAGAGCTCCGTTCTAG